The following are encoded together in the Drosophila sechellia strain sech25 chromosome 3R, ASM438219v1, whole genome shotgun sequence genome:
- the LOC6607704 gene encoding NFX1-type zinc finger-containing protein 1 isoform X1, with protein MSSSDDDWFDQDENDLLQGLEKSLKSLELQKNEEYIESPSSEGKYHRMVKQPSSFLMVRTSQFSLTELTNALKMPAIDMFLYFLSEERDLFVNQVLANDSVKRVGLFVDVLWSLCELELGGFDEVFLSAFSRQTALLDTIKNLLQAKAAVAKCDAESALILSRVKWMLLRAHKHGLLSRQGYELVELYKKLAPSFKSDMIDGLEAFTGNFSHNVKGLIYPTLETLLGKEATKASNEEENERLVSDKVVQYVNTLRNLLREDFLAPLVEFVQQLRSGTDADELKQQGLLWSDVHLTLNPQFANVQRHSLVFLKVQSTKVSKNVYKAWLNSIKSGTLLCLTTSLAFDDLILASVGYTEPEKLKEECLSVQIVKQYNIGNAYKRPLIMFQAPVFFEPYLRVHNYLSTCSTEKFSMRHYIVDGQMEIRPPAYMKPGVQLSFNIKPFTLDKLPEDLHLNESQKTAFREALSREFSIIQGPPGTGKTHLSVQLVNSLIQNAKALGTGPIIVLTYTNNSLDKFLVNISRYTQEILRFGSQSRDPQISKFNLRTIVKPELVPPRLKRIWWLVNCEHKKEFQNLQGLYANFDGSEESYQDILAAQEKLNQVAERIETLRMVFQFFLARDKDLLAMTTTCAARHNFLFRLLQSKCVLFEEAAEIQEAHIVACLTPHTEHLILVGDHKQLQPFSGSCKVPQISLFERLIVAGLPYSRLNLQYRMRPCISELLVPSIYDELLCSESVKEYADIRLMSKNLYFVQHNQPEHRNSDMSVENLYEAGVLAKLTEFLIQKAQYKHSDIVILSPYNGQIECIKNALPQNYRSTVQVVSVDSFQGLEANIVLLSLVRSNLSGRIGFLHQANRVCVALSRARWALYIVGNMTILEDSFPKIWNPIVKRLKENNAIGEAFPTIIST; from the exons ATGTCAAGTTCAGATGACGATTGGTTTGACCAGGATGAGAACGACCTGTTGCAGGGCCTGGAAAAGTCCTTGAAGTCCCTGGAGCTGCAGAAGAATGAGGAGTACATCGAAAGCCCCTCATCTGAGGGTAAATACCACCGTATGGTTAAGCAGCCATCAAGCTTTTTGATGGTGCGAACTTCACAGTTCTCCCTGACCGAGTTAACAAATGCCTTAAAAATGCCTGCCATCGACATGTTCTTATACTTTTTGTCCGAAGAGCGAGATCTCTTCGTGAATCAAGTGTTGGCCAATGACAGTGTGAAACGAGTTGGCCTGTTCGTGGATGTCCTGTGGTCGCTCTGTGAACTCGAATTGGGCGGATTTGATGAAGTCTTTCTGTCCGCATTCAGCCGGCAGACGGCGCTTCTGGACACGATCAAGAATCTTTTGCAGGCCAAAGCCGCTGTTGCAAAATGCGATGCGGAGTCGGCACTGATATTAAGCCGTGTTAAGTGGATGCTTCTACGAGCCCATAAGCATGGCCTCCTTAGTCGCCAGGGCTACGAATTGGTAGAACTTTATAAGAAATTGGCACCTTCCTTTAAAAGCGACATGATTGATGGTCTCGAAGCATTCACCGGTAACTTTTCACATAACGTCAAGGGCTTAATTTATCCAACGCTGGAGACGTTACTGGGCAAGGAAGCAACTAAGGCTTCCAATGAAGAAGAGAATGAGCGCTTAGTGTCCGACAAAGTAGTCCAATATGTGAATACACTGCGGAATTTACTAAGGGAAGATTTTTTAGCACCACTAGTTGAGTTTGTGCAACAGCTGCGCAGCGGAACGGATGCCGATGAGTTGAAGCAACAGGGCCTTCTATGGTCCGATGTGCATCTTACTTTAAATCCACAGTTTGCTAACGTTCAGCGTCATAGCCTTGTTTTTTTGAAGGTTCAATCAACTAAAGTATCCAAGAATGTCTATAAGGCTTGGCTGAATTCTATAAAATCTGGGACTCTGCTCTGTCTTACCACGAGTCTGGCCTTTGATGATTTAATTCTTGCTTCCGTTGGCTATACAGAGCCAGAAAAACTAAAGGAGGAGTGC CTAAGTGTGCAGATTGTCAAGCAATATAATATTGGAAACGCCTACAAGCGACCACTGATCATGTTTCAGGCGCCCGTGTTTTTCGAACCTTATCTCAGAGTTCACAATTACCTGAGCACTTGCAGCACAGAGAAGTTTTCCATGCGTCACTATATTGTAGACGGGCAG ATGGAGATACGACCGCCAGCGTACATGAAACCAGGAGTTCAGCTTAGTTTCAATATAAAGCCCTTCACGCTGGACAAACTACCGGAAGATCTGCACTTAAATGAGAGTCAGAAAACTGCATTCAGGGAAGCTTTAAGCAGGGAGTTCAGCATCATTCAAGGACCTCCAGGCACCGGAAAAACACACCTTTCAGTGCAGTTGGTTAACAGCTTGATACAGAATGCCAAAGCCCTGGGCACGGGACCCATCATTGTGCTGACCTATACCAACAATTCGCTGGACAAATTCCTGGTAAACATTTCGCGGTACACCCAAGAAATTCTTCGCTTTGGTAGTCAGTCGCGAGATCCGCAAATATCAAAGTTTAATTTGCGTACCATTGTCAAGCCAGAATTGGTGCCACCGCGTCTGAAGCGAATTTGGTGGCTAGTCAATTGTGAGCACAAAAAAGAATTTCAGAACCTACAAGGCCTGTACGCAAACTTTGATGGCAGCGAGGAAAGCTACCAGGACATTCTGGCGGCTCAGGAGAAGCTTAATCAGGTTGCCGAGCGTATCGAAACACTGCGCATGGTTTTCCAGTTCTTTCTAGCAAGAGACAAGGACCTGTTGGCCATGACCACCACGTGCGCGGCTCGCCATAACTTCTTGTTCAGGTTGCTACAGTCAAAGTGCGTCCTCTTTGAGGAGGCAGCCGAGATCCAGGAGGCACACATCGTGGCATGCCTAACGCCGCACACAGAGCACTTGATCCTCGTCGGCGATCACAAGCAGCTTCAACCTTTCAGTGGCAGCTGTAAGGTACCACAGATCTCGCTCTTTGAACGACTCATTGTGGCGGGGCTGCCATATTCACGGCTTAATCTACAATACCGCATGCGACCCTGTATTTCTGAACTCCTTGTGCCCAGCATTTATGACGAGCTGCTTTGCTCGGAGTCAGTGAAGGAATACGCGGACATCCGCCTGATGTCTAAGAACTTATACTTCGTTCAGCACAACCAACCTGAGCACCGCAATTCTGATATGTCCGTTGAGAATCTTTATGAAGCTGGCGTGTTGGCTAAATTAACTGAGTTCCTGATCCAGAAGGCCCAGTATAAGCACAGCGATATTGTGATATTATCCCCTTACAATGGCCAAATAGAGTGCATCAAGAACGCG CTTCCCCAAAACTATCGCTCGACTGTGCAAGTGGTCAGTGTGGATAGTTTCCAAGGCCTTGAGGCCAATATAGTGCTGCTCTCGCTGGTGCGGAGCAATCTATCCGGCCGAATTGGCTTCCTTCACCAAGCAAATCGGGTGTGCGTGGCTCTTTCTCGAGCCCGCTGGGCTCTGTACATCGTCGGTAATATGACGATTTTGGAGGATTCCTTCCCAAAGATTTGGAACCCAATTGTCAAGCGCTTGAAAGAGAATAATGCCATCGGAGAGGCATTTCCGACCATAATCAGTACCTGA
- the LOC6607704 gene encoding NFX1-type zinc finger-containing protein 1 isoform X2, producing the protein MRSTSKAPHLRLSVQIVKQYNIGNAYKRPLIMFQAPVFFEPYLRVHNYLSTCSTEKFSMRHYIVDGQMEIRPPAYMKPGVQLSFNIKPFTLDKLPEDLHLNESQKTAFREALSREFSIIQGPPGTGKTHLSVQLVNSLIQNAKALGTGPIIVLTYTNNSLDKFLVNISRYTQEILRFGSQSRDPQISKFNLRTIVKPELVPPRLKRIWWLVNCEHKKEFQNLQGLYANFDGSEESYQDILAAQEKLNQVAERIETLRMVFQFFLARDKDLLAMTTTCAARHNFLFRLLQSKCVLFEEAAEIQEAHIVACLTPHTEHLILVGDHKQLQPFSGSCKVPQISLFERLIVAGLPYSRLNLQYRMRPCISELLVPSIYDELLCSESVKEYADIRLMSKNLYFVQHNQPEHRNSDMSVENLYEAGVLAKLTEFLIQKAQYKHSDIVILSPYNGQIECIKNALPQNYRSTVQVVSVDSFQGLEANIVLLSLVRSNLSGRIGFLHQANRVCVALSRARWALYIVGNMTILEDSFPKIWNPIVKRLKENNAIGEAFPTIIST; encoded by the exons ATGAGGAGTACATCGAAAGCCCCTCATCTGAGG CTAAGTGTGCAGATTGTCAAGCAATATAATATTGGAAACGCCTACAAGCGACCACTGATCATGTTTCAGGCGCCCGTGTTTTTCGAACCTTATCTCAGAGTTCACAATTACCTGAGCACTTGCAGCACAGAGAAGTTTTCCATGCGTCACTATATTGTAGACGGGCAG ATGGAGATACGACCGCCAGCGTACATGAAACCAGGAGTTCAGCTTAGTTTCAATATAAAGCCCTTCACGCTGGACAAACTACCGGAAGATCTGCACTTAAATGAGAGTCAGAAAACTGCATTCAGGGAAGCTTTAAGCAGGGAGTTCAGCATCATTCAAGGACCTCCAGGCACCGGAAAAACACACCTTTCAGTGCAGTTGGTTAACAGCTTGATACAGAATGCCAAAGCCCTGGGCACGGGACCCATCATTGTGCTGACCTATACCAACAATTCGCTGGACAAATTCCTGGTAAACATTTCGCGGTACACCCAAGAAATTCTTCGCTTTGGTAGTCAGTCGCGAGATCCGCAAATATCAAAGTTTAATTTGCGTACCATTGTCAAGCCAGAATTGGTGCCACCGCGTCTGAAGCGAATTTGGTGGCTAGTCAATTGTGAGCACAAAAAAGAATTTCAGAACCTACAAGGCCTGTACGCAAACTTTGATGGCAGCGAGGAAAGCTACCAGGACATTCTGGCGGCTCAGGAGAAGCTTAATCAGGTTGCCGAGCGTATCGAAACACTGCGCATGGTTTTCCAGTTCTTTCTAGCAAGAGACAAGGACCTGTTGGCCATGACCACCACGTGCGCGGCTCGCCATAACTTCTTGTTCAGGTTGCTACAGTCAAAGTGCGTCCTCTTTGAGGAGGCAGCCGAGATCCAGGAGGCACACATCGTGGCATGCCTAACGCCGCACACAGAGCACTTGATCCTCGTCGGCGATCACAAGCAGCTTCAACCTTTCAGTGGCAGCTGTAAGGTACCACAGATCTCGCTCTTTGAACGACTCATTGTGGCGGGGCTGCCATATTCACGGCTTAATCTACAATACCGCATGCGACCCTGTATTTCTGAACTCCTTGTGCCCAGCATTTATGACGAGCTGCTTTGCTCGGAGTCAGTGAAGGAATACGCGGACATCCGCCTGATGTCTAAGAACTTATACTTCGTTCAGCACAACCAACCTGAGCACCGCAATTCTGATATGTCCGTTGAGAATCTTTATGAAGCTGGCGTGTTGGCTAAATTAACTGAGTTCCTGATCCAGAAGGCCCAGTATAAGCACAGCGATATTGTGATATTATCCCCTTACAATGGCCAAATAGAGTGCATCAAGAACGCG CTTCCCCAAAACTATCGCTCGACTGTGCAAGTGGTCAGTGTGGATAGTTTCCAAGGCCTTGAGGCCAATATAGTGCTGCTCTCGCTGGTGCGGAGCAATCTATCCGGCCGAATTGGCTTCCTTCACCAAGCAAATCGGGTGTGCGTGGCTCTTTCTCGAGCCCGCTGGGCTCTGTACATCGTCGGTAATATGACGATTTTGGAGGATTCCTTCCCAAAGATTTGGAACCCAATTGTCAAGCGCTTGAAAGAGAATAATGCCATCGGAGAGGCATTTCCGACCATAATCAGTACCTGA
- the LOC6607704 gene encoding NFX1-type zinc finger-containing protein 1 isoform X3 — protein MFQAPVFFEPYLRVHNYLSTCSTEKFSMRHYIVDGQMEIRPPAYMKPGVQLSFNIKPFTLDKLPEDLHLNESQKTAFREALSREFSIIQGPPGTGKTHLSVQLVNSLIQNAKALGTGPIIVLTYTNNSLDKFLVNISRYTQEILRFGSQSRDPQISKFNLRTIVKPELVPPRLKRIWWLVNCEHKKEFQNLQGLYANFDGSEESYQDILAAQEKLNQVAERIETLRMVFQFFLARDKDLLAMTTTCAARHNFLFRLLQSKCVLFEEAAEIQEAHIVACLTPHTEHLILVGDHKQLQPFSGSCKVPQISLFERLIVAGLPYSRLNLQYRMRPCISELLVPSIYDELLCSESVKEYADIRLMSKNLYFVQHNQPEHRNSDMSVENLYEAGVLAKLTEFLIQKAQYKHSDIVILSPYNGQIECIKNALPQNYRSTVQVVSVDSFQGLEANIVLLSLVRSNLSGRIGFLHQANRVCVALSRARWALYIVGNMTILEDSFPKIWNPIVKRLKENNAIGEAFPTIIST, from the exons ATGTTTCAGGCGCCCGTGTTTTTCGAACCTTATCTCAGAGTTCACAATTACCTGAGCACTTGCAGCACAGAGAAGTTTTCCATGCGTCACTATATTGTAGACGGGCAG ATGGAGATACGACCGCCAGCGTACATGAAACCAGGAGTTCAGCTTAGTTTCAATATAAAGCCCTTCACGCTGGACAAACTACCGGAAGATCTGCACTTAAATGAGAGTCAGAAAACTGCATTCAGGGAAGCTTTAAGCAGGGAGTTCAGCATCATTCAAGGACCTCCAGGCACCGGAAAAACACACCTTTCAGTGCAGTTGGTTAACAGCTTGATACAGAATGCCAAAGCCCTGGGCACGGGACCCATCATTGTGCTGACCTATACCAACAATTCGCTGGACAAATTCCTGGTAAACATTTCGCGGTACACCCAAGAAATTCTTCGCTTTGGTAGTCAGTCGCGAGATCCGCAAATATCAAAGTTTAATTTGCGTACCATTGTCAAGCCAGAATTGGTGCCACCGCGTCTGAAGCGAATTTGGTGGCTAGTCAATTGTGAGCACAAAAAAGAATTTCAGAACCTACAAGGCCTGTACGCAAACTTTGATGGCAGCGAGGAAAGCTACCAGGACATTCTGGCGGCTCAGGAGAAGCTTAATCAGGTTGCCGAGCGTATCGAAACACTGCGCATGGTTTTCCAGTTCTTTCTAGCAAGAGACAAGGACCTGTTGGCCATGACCACCACGTGCGCGGCTCGCCATAACTTCTTGTTCAGGTTGCTACAGTCAAAGTGCGTCCTCTTTGAGGAGGCAGCCGAGATCCAGGAGGCACACATCGTGGCATGCCTAACGCCGCACACAGAGCACTTGATCCTCGTCGGCGATCACAAGCAGCTTCAACCTTTCAGTGGCAGCTGTAAGGTACCACAGATCTCGCTCTTTGAACGACTCATTGTGGCGGGGCTGCCATATTCACGGCTTAATCTACAATACCGCATGCGACCCTGTATTTCTGAACTCCTTGTGCCCAGCATTTATGACGAGCTGCTTTGCTCGGAGTCAGTGAAGGAATACGCGGACATCCGCCTGATGTCTAAGAACTTATACTTCGTTCAGCACAACCAACCTGAGCACCGCAATTCTGATATGTCCGTTGAGAATCTTTATGAAGCTGGCGTGTTGGCTAAATTAACTGAGTTCCTGATCCAGAAGGCCCAGTATAAGCACAGCGATATTGTGATATTATCCCCTTACAATGGCCAAATAGAGTGCATCAAGAACGCG CTTCCCCAAAACTATCGCTCGACTGTGCAAGTGGTCAGTGTGGATAGTTTCCAAGGCCTTGAGGCCAATATAGTGCTGCTCTCGCTGGTGCGGAGCAATCTATCCGGCCGAATTGGCTTCCTTCACCAAGCAAATCGGGTGTGCGTGGCTCTTTCTCGAGCCCGCTGGGCTCTGTACATCGTCGGTAATATGACGATTTTGGAGGATTCCTTCCCAAAGATTTGGAACCCAATTGTCAAGCGCTTGAAAGAGAATAATGCCATCGGAGAGGCATTTCCGACCATAATCAGTACCTGA